A window of Bacteroidota bacterium genomic DNA:
CGATCACGAGCCTGTTCAGCGGGATCAAGCTCCATGATTTCAATTGTGGGCTGAAGGCATACCGCAAGGAAGTAACGGATAGTCTCAGCGTCTATGGCGAGATGCACCGCTATTTGCCGGCACTCGCTTATTGGCAGGGATTCCGCGTGACGGAGATTCCGGTAGTCCATCATCCACGCAAATTTGGTAAGTCTAAGTTCGGCTCAAGCCGTTTCTTCAAGGGCTTCCTCGATTTGATCACGATCGTCTTTACGAACCGCTATGGCCGTCGGCCCTTGCATTTGTTTGGTACGGTCGGGACCTTGCTTGGTTTTGCCGGACTCGTGATCGATGCCTGGGTTACCTACGATAAATTTGTTGGCGGCATTCCACTCTCAAATCGACCGGCATTGCTTCTTGGCGTGCTGCTGATTCTGGTTGGTGTCCAATTAGTATCGCTTGGTCTGCTTGGGGAGATGATCGTCAAGAACTCTTTTGTGCGGGGTGGCGGAAGCGGCTACCAGAAGCAGAAGGGACGACCCTCTGCCGAGGCGCAAGAGCGCCGCGCTTCGCGTGTCGCTCGTATGGGCCGCATCCCCGGACGTTCGCCACGCTCCGGTGGCAATCGTGAGCGGTCCCGCGAGGGTTCACGGGATAGACAGGTATAGCGTATAAATAGGACCTATCCAACCCTTTCGTCCTATCCCAGTCCATGCCTGAGGCCATGCTGTATCATGCAGATTGCCGCCACTTTCGCGGTGATATTCCGTGTGCTCCCAATAAACGAGAGGGAGTGCACTGCGAAGGATGCGCTTACTATGATCCGGTCAGTGAGAACGTCCTGATCATCAAGCTTGGCGCGGCTGGCGATGTGCTTCGTACAACTCCGTTGTTGCATCCTCTGAAGTTGGAGCACCCGAATGCTCGGATTTGGTGGCTGACTCAATCGCCCGAGCTCGTCCCGGGAAGTCACGTCGATCGCATTCTAAAATGGAGCACAGAGAGCCTTCAAACGCTCGATGGAATTCATTTTGCACGGCTCATTAATCTCGACAAAGATGCCCATGCGTGCGCCTTAGCCACACGACTAACAGCCGATCGCAAGGAAGGCTTTATTAATGGCAGTTTTGCGCAGGCCATGCCGGCAAATGACCGTGCCGTACCCAAGTTTCTAACCGGACTGTTCGATGATGTCAGCCTTGCCAACCGCAAGGACTACTTCACCGAATTGTTCGAGATTTGCGGCTATCGATACAACGGGGAGACCTATCTTCTCGATGCCGTAGCACCAATTTCATTTCCTGATCTCGATCTGTCATTGCCACTCATCGGGCTTAATACCGGTGCCGGCGCGCGTTGGACATCCCGACTCTGGTCTACGGACCAATGGATCGAGCTTGTCGAGTTAATCTTGGCTTCAGGCAAGGGCGTTCTGCTATTGGGCGGTCCCGATGAGGACGAACGAAATCGTGCGATCCACAAGGCAACTCGTGGAGGTGCGCAATACATTGGGTATTACCATTTGCGGGAATTCATCGCATTGATGGACCACTGCGAACTGGTCGTTACCGGCGTGACAATGGGGATGCACATCGCGTTAGCGCTTCGAAAAAAGACTGTCCTCATCAACAATATTTTCAATCCCTTCGAGTTTAGCGATCTGTTTGGCCTGGGCGAGATCGTGCAGCCGGATAAGCGGTGCATGTGCTATTTTCGCGGTCAGTGTGTCAATCCCGATTACTTCTGCCTCGATCATCTGCCCGCCAACAAGATACACGCGGCGATTGAGCGTGTCTCGTCCGGTCGGTTCAAGCAAGCGTCCCTGGATACTCCGGGGCTGATCCTTTCGAAGTTCGCTGCGTAACGGGCACCCGATTTGCTATTGGAAGAATCCAGATCGGAGGATTCAGCCAATGACGTATTTGTTTGGAGTCGCAATCATGATTGGCATTACTATGCTATGGATGAGGTTGCGCGGTACTCTGATACCATCGACGGGCTTTGCCGTCTTGCATGGCATTTTTGCAGTGGTCGCGTTGGTGATTATCATTGCCACCGTGGCCGATGGCGGTGCACGCTCGACCCATCTCGCCGCAGCCATGATACTCTTCAGTATCGCTACGCTGGGCGGATTGATTCTATTTCTTGGCTATCATATACGAAAACGCCCACTGCCGTTGGCACTGATGTGGGCACACGGCATTCTGGCGCTCATTGCGTTCTTTTGGATGGTCACCTGAGGCTCATCCTAATGCAGCGTATCCGGACGTACTGCCGTATCCGGCTTTGAGGGAGCCGGAGCCGCACCGCTTGGGGCTGGCGGAGGGGCAGTATAGGTCTGAGTCGAAGAGGATGAGTTTGTGGTCGAGCTTGAATCGTAGTTCAGTTGCTGGTCTTGCTTCGTGCAGGCCGCAAGAAACAGTAAGAGGGTGGTGCAGATGAAAAGTCGCTTCATAAGATAGGTATTGTTTTGCTTATCACCGTCACTGCAAAAAATTGACCAAGCCGCTCCGTCTCAAAGGCAACTGGCACAAAGGCCTCGTGCCTCGTGTTCCTGCTCCGCTAAAATTTCACAGGACAGATAATGTTTGAATCCCTCAGTTCACGCTTCGACGAACTCTACAAGAAAATCCGTGGCCAGGCACGCCTGAGCGAAGGAAATGTCGCGGAAATCTCCCGCGATATTCGTCGCGCGCTGCTCGACGCCGACGTGAATTACAAGGTCGCGAAGAAATTCGTCGATGACGTACAGGCCAAAGCGCTCGGCGCGGAGGTCTTGCGCTCGGTCAACCCCGAACAGCAGTTCATCAAGATCCTCTACGATGAGCTGGTGATGATGATGGGTGAGAGCACGCAGGAGATCAAGTTCTCTACGGACTTCCCGACCGTAATCATGATTTGCGGTCTGCAGGGCTCGGGCAAAACGACATTCACGGCGAAGCTCGGAAATCTCCTCAAAGGCAAAAACCGCAAGCCGCTTCTCATCGCTGCCGACATCTACCGTCCGGCCGCTATCGAGCAATTGAAATTACTCGGGGCACAGATTGATGTGCCAGTCTTTACGATCGATGGTGAAAAGAACGCCGTCAAGATCGCGGAGCAAGGAGTTCGATATGCGCGAGAGAACGCATACGAGACGGTCATCATCGATACGGCAGGACGGCTCTCGATCGATGAGGTGATGATGCAGGAGGTCGCCGACATTAAGTCGCGCGTCAAGCCGCACGAGATCCTGTTCGTATGCGATGCGATGACTGGTCAGGATGCCGTCACGACCGCAAAGACATTCCACGACAAGCTGAAATTCGATGGCATCGTACTGACCAAGCTCGATGGCGATGCTCGTGGGGGAGCGGCGCTTTCGATTCGCTCCGTCGTCGAAGAGCCGATCAAGTTTGTATCCACCGGTGAGAAGCTCGATGCGATCGAGACATTCCACCCGGACCGCATGGCTTCGCGCATTCTCGGCATGGGCGATGTCGTCTCGCTGGTCGAGCGCGCCGAAGCGCAGGTCTCTGCCGAGGAAGCCGCCAAGGTTGAGGAGAAGCTCCGCAAAAACGAGTTCACATTCGATGATTTCTTGGTGCAGCTTCAGCACATCAAGAAGATGGGCTCGCTCAAGGAAATCCTGGGGATGATTCCCGGCGTGAATGCCGCTGCGCTCGCCGAAGCCAACATCGACGAGAAATCATTTGCGCGCGTCGAAGCCATTGTTCACTCGATGACGAAAGAGGAGCGCCACTGGCCGCATATTCTCAGCGGACCCCGCCGCGCGCGCATTGCACTCGGCAGTGGGACGAGTGTGCAAGAGGTCAACCGGCTGGTCAAGCAGTTTGCCGATATGCAGAAGATGATGAAGAAACTCTCGCGAGGGAAGATGTCGAAGCAAGTGCGGGAGCTCGCCGGTATGAAATTGCCCGAATAGAACCTGGATTTCGCGGATTGAGGGTGGCGCAACCATGGTTGCGCCCGATTACGCGGACGATTTTCAGGATTTGGAACCTCGGTCAATAGCCCAGGGTGGAGCAGAGCGGAACCCTGGGATTCGGTTTAGTGGTGCGCCCCATTACAATTGAAACCTCCTGCCAAGACACTCCGTATGTCTTCTAGCATTCGCTTAGCATTCGCTTAACCAATCGTCACATTATGAAATCTGGTCTTAAATTCTTCGCGATCATCCTTACGCTCACGCTGACGCTTGCCCATACGAATAAGGCCAGCGCCCAACAAAAGCCGAGCGCGGATTCTGCCGCATTCGACGAGCAGCTCTCGCAGAAGATCAAACAGACCATCGACATCGCGATGAACGCGGCCTCCAAGGCCATGGTCATCGCGCAGCAAGAGCTGAAGCGGTCCGATTCCTCATTGCACTTGTCGGATTCCGCGCTCAAGCAATCCGATGAGGCAATCAAAAAAGGGAAAGCCGCGATGAAGGCTGCCGCGAATGCGCTCAAAAAGTCTGGCGCACTCGAGCGCGCGCAAAAATCTTTCGAAGGCGCCGCCAAGTCGTTCGAAGATGCGATGAAGGAGTTCGAAAAGGAATTCGAGAAGGAGATGCACGGGCAATAGGGGACACGGCCCTGATGGAGTTCGATGCGCCGAAGGCGCCGGGTACGTATGTGATTCGAATTTTGGGACTCGCCGGCGCGGTGCGACTGGTTGTCGAGTGAATGCCCCGATCCCCGAACAATCTCCCTGTCCAAGTAATCGCACTTGCGCTGAAGTTGCTCGCGCTCGGAATCGCGGTGCGTGGCGGCACGCTGCTTCTTGGTCGAGCGCATTTTATCGACGAGAAGAGCGTCAGAACTGTGATTCATGTGATTGGATTGATTGGCGCATGATTACTGCTTTGCTTCTCCCTGCATCGGGTGCTCAACAGCAGCAATCTCAGTTCGGACACGTGGTTTGTACTTCGCGTTACTCAGCCGGTGAAACTGCAGGCTGCGGGCTCCGAAATTGATGAGCAGTCCAGTCTTGATATTGTATGCTTCTAAATAGTTGATCGCTTGCGCCAAATGCACATCCTGCAACTCGATCAGCGCTTTCAATTCCACGGAGATGCGTTGCTCCACGAGAAAATCAACTCGACGCGTTCCAACGCGCTCTCCCTTAAAATAGATAGGCATCTCGTGCTCGCGGGAGAACGCGAGTCCTTCATCACGCATCTCGATGCCGAGCGACCGTTGGTACACGACTTCCTGAAATCCATTGCCGAGCGCTGCGTGAACCCGCATCGCACATCCGATGATGCGGCCAGTGAGTTCGCTATCGACATACGTAGGATCAATGTAGGATGCCATCTGAACTATGATTTATGTGATTGTAGTGATTGACGCATGAAGGAGGCCGGTGCATCAGAAATCATATCCCAATCAAACAAATCAGACGAATCACAGTTCAGATACTGGCGTCTAAACTGTGATTCGTTCGATTGGGCAATTACCTCAACGAGCGTCAAAGCCAATCATCGTTCAATCACGCAACTCACATAAATCACAGTTCAGATGCCCCCTCCACAATCCTAATCTCCTCCGCCGTCAGCCCGTAAAGCTGATACACCAGCTTGTCGATCTCCCCGTCCAAGTAATCGCACTTGCGCTGGAGCTGCTCGCGCTCGGACACGCGGTGCGCGGTGGCAAGCTGCTTCTTCGTCGCGAGCATTACCTGGAAGTTGTGAGCCATGAGAATACGAATGCCGCTAATAGATTTACGACGAAGGCAACGAGAACTGAAAGGATCAAAGAAATATATGGATGCGCCTGAATTCGCGTCCGCCAGCGGTAGTAAGCTTGCTGCCGCAGCTTACGAAGTTCCTTTTTTACATCGTGAATGAGATCCGTGGAAATGCCGCGCCGTCGCAATATCGAAGCACATGACTCGCACAGACTGGGACTGGCGGAGGAGTACACCACATCTGCGATGCTCCCACTCAAATCAAAAAGACAGCCACGAGTGGCTTCGTGAAGCATCTCGATTCGGTCGTCACTTGGAAGTCGACTCTTGTATGCTTTATAGGCCAGAACCGCCTCATATAAATTTCGCAAGATGAAGTTTTCAAAGTCAATATGTTCTGCCTGGAGGAATAGCCCCGGTTCCGATAGGCTTATTAGAGCACGATTATCTGAGAGACGTCGCATATAATAATTGTCTTCCAGAGGTGCGTTAATAAGGCCTATGGTAATATCCGCCTCAACCTCACATTCAAGCATCCTGCTCGCTGTGGCATCAGAGTAGCCCCAGGTTTCGAGATCGCAGTCCTCGGTAATCTCATGGTGTTGAATGTCACTTATCCGGAATAGCTCTGACTTCCAATTCCTCAACTTCGATTCATTGAGCGCGTATGGCAACTCAAACACTTTGAGGGCGATGTTCACAGCATTCATTTCACTTCCCCCTCCACAATTCTAATCTCCTCCTCCGTCAGCCCGTAAAGCTGATACACCAGCTTATCAATCTCCCCGTCTAAGTAATCGCACTTACGCTGAAGCTGCTCGCGCTCGCTGTCGCGGCGGCTTGCCGTGGCGAGCTTCTTCGTCGCGAGCATTTGATCGACGAGAGACACGAGTCGAATACGTAGCGAGGTATTCTCGGAGTCGTCTGTGGCAATGCTGCGAATCGGAACCTGCGCGAGGCTGAAAATCGTGACTTGTGGAAATGAGCTTTTGAAGTCGGCAAACATCGTCTGCCAATAGTATCTGACAAGATTCGAATTGAGAATTGCGAGAATGTACTTCTCCTCGTTCTCATCTTCTGTCATGACGGTGAAGATGTTGCCTGTAACCGCTGTCGGCACTTCAAGCAATGATGCCGTCGGTCTAATCCCGATCTGTCGAATCAAAAGCTTGTGCGGAGCAAAGTGAACTTCAGGATCCCAGCAACCGCCGGAGGTCTTTGGTCGCTGGAAAAGGACATACTCGGTTGATGGATGAATGTAATAGCGATTTACATCGGTGCCAGCGAGAATGGGCACGAACTTGTCACTCTTCTTTTCTTCTGAGAAATACTTAGCTCTATCACCCGTGATGAGACCCCGATTTATCTTTGCCTTAGTCCCAAGTCTTGTGCTCTTCGCCTCCATCTTTTGAATTAGCGGAGCATTCCCTTCATTCAACAGGACGTTCCAGACAGCGCCACTAAACTCACCGAACCGGTGCTGTGCGATTGGCTCATAGATCTCCGTTCGATTGAGGAAGTCATCGTTGCCTCCTATTGTGACACGAATGACATTGTCCCCATTCGACATGCCTTCTTGCTCTCGGCCAAGAACTAATACCGCAGTGTGAACATCGGCTCCGGCAAATACTGACTCGCGATGCACAGCGACAATATCCAGAAGCGAATGCTCAATGAGCCACTTGCGCAATTTCTCGACATAGACATTATTCAAAATGCTCGAAGGAATGATGTAGCCGAGCTTTCCTCTGTTTTTGAGCAGAAGCGTTGCTCGCTGAAGAAAAAGGTGAAAGAAATCTACTTTGAAATCAGCGGCAAAGAATCTCGAACGAAGGTATGCAAGCATCTCATTCGATGTGTTATGAGGCTGCAACATCCTATATGGCGGATTCCCAACGATTGCATCGAAACCGCCATGGCGCATGACGTCACGGAATGAACTCTCAAAACTAAAAGGGTTGATCCGCTTCTTTTCTTCGTCCGATAGAGGGAACAGAGTCTCGATGTCATACTCGACAAGCGAGTTGCCGCAGACGATATTCTTAGAAAGATCGGGGAGAATTTTGGTCCGTTCGAAGGAGAGCTGGCTTGCACCGGCGCCGGACTCGGACTCCAGAAATTTCAGGAAGAGCGAGAGCTGCGCGACCTCGACGGCCTGCGGGTCGATATCGACGCCATAGATATTATCGAGCAAAATCTGCTGCTTCTGTTTGAGCGAGAGCGCATAGACGCCTTTGTCGATCTGGATGCACCCGGCTTTCTTTGCTTCGTCGGGATGCTGGTTGTACCACGACTCGACGTGGTGCAATACCCGATCATACACGGCAATGAGGAAGGAGCCGGAGCCGCAAGCGATGTCGGCAAAGCGGAGTTTGGAGACTTCCTTCGGGGTCAGCCCGATTCCCGCCTGTGTGCTCGGAAGCGCTGCTTCCGAGCTCTTGACGGAAGCAGCGCTTCCGTCCACACGGGCGGGATTGAGGATTTTCCCGACGGTATTCTCGACAATGTAATCAACAATATACTTCGGCGTGTAATAGACGCCGCCGGCTTTGCGGACTTCGGGTTTGTAATCAATCGATGCACGCTTGGCCGTTACGGTGACGACCTTGCCCAAGAACCGCTCGTAAATCGAACCGAGTAGTTCGACCGGGATGTAACTGAACAGGTACTTCGAATTGTGGTGCGAGATTTCGCTGCAAATCTCTGCGAAGACTTTTTCATCCGGCGCGTGGAACGTCGGCTTATCGACATCATGCGGCTTGAAGACGACACCGTTGTACTTGACGTCGAGTTCTTTGCTCCACGCGATAAATGACTTCCACGATCCGCCTTTCTTCGCCGCTATCTGATCGACGATGTAGTCCGACTCGATATTACGATCTTCGAGGAATCGGATGAAGACGAGGCGGTCGATAACTTTTTGCGTCGCCTCGGTGAGCGATTCGGCATCGAGCGATTCGTCCGCCTTCTTGAACGCCTTTGCGAGCTTCAAACGGTACTCTTCGAGCGTGTCGAGGAATTTGTCGTCGGTGGGTCGGGCTTCTTCCTGTGTGAGTTTCGCTGCACCTTTGCCGCGCTGCTTCGGCAACTCCAAAGCAAACCCCTTCAACTTGCCTGCTTCGATCGCTTCGCGGGAGAAGAGCCAGTAGAAGTCTCCGAACCGTTCGCGGTCGAGAAAGTCCTTGTAGTTGAAGGTCTTTATCTGCGCCGAAGGAAAGCTTTTATCGATGTTCGGCTCATACCGGCAATCGACAATATGGAATTCCTGAAAATCGGTCAGCACGCCCACGGGCGTCTTTGCGCTTCGTCCATATCGGACGATCTGAAAATAGGAATCGGGATTGCCAACGGATACGGATGGCTTCTTCGCTTCAACGAAAAATACCGTATCCCGATAGTTCGGCTTGAGATGAAACGCATAATCCGCCCGGCGTCCGGATGAGTTGCTGTCGGGATTCTTCTCGACTTTGACCTCTTGCTCGCGCGGGTTCGTCTGCCGCTCGTGCCGCACGTCCCACCCGAGCGCGGAGAAGAACTTGTCGATGAAATCGGTGCGGACCTCAGACTCCTGATATTTGGGCGAGAGGTATTCGGTCTCATGCTCTTCGAACTGGCGGGCGAGCTCACCGACTTTTAGGAATGCGTCTTCGAACGGAGTCAAGGTAGGATCAATCATTGGGGCAAAAATACGGCGGAATGTGTCCCGCCACGGCGGGCAGGCACATATTTCGCCCCTAACGGGGCTGGATTCTCTCGCGGCAGGCTTCACGGCGCTTCCGCACCGTGCTACACAGCGCGGCCTCTCCGAGGCAAGGGCCGGCGGGAGGTTGCCGAGTGGTCCCTACAATTATTTGCAGTATTCATAGAAAAAATGCGATGCCGGAGGTATCGAACAACGTTATATTAGATGGAGGGGGGTCTCTTTGTCAATTACGAATTACGAATTTGGGTCAAAATCGGCTTGTTTGCAAATGGAAAGCAGATGGCTATCCAAGAGACACCGTAACTGTTTCATGAATATTTTCCGAAAACGTAATATAAAATTATATAGCGTGTCCATGAGACAGGATTGCAGACAAATTTGGGGAGGAGAGGGCGTTCATTAAATGACAACTCAAAAGAGAGAGTTAAAGTATTACTTTAACTTCGGGCACCTGTTGTCAGGGAAAATATGAAATATGAAGTATGAAATATGAAATGGGCACCTGAACAAAATCGGCTAGCGAAATCGCTTCAGGGAGACTACCGAATTTGAATCGAGGGAGCCATTCGGCGAGTAGATTGTTTACACGGCGCATCTGAAATGGACGATCGGTCGTCGAATGATCGATCATCTACAGGAGACTCTGCGAAGGCCTCTCATGGTATTGGCTCGGCAGACATCCTCCAACGGCGAATGGAATTCGCCGGTACACCAATTAATTAGCAAGAACCATGGTAAAGCTGAGACTCGCACGTCAGGGACGGAAGAAAGTCCCGATCTACAAAATTGTTGTCGCCGATAGCCGGGCCCGCCGCGATGGTCGGTTTATCGAGGCTCTGGGACAGTACCGTCCGCAGAACGAGCCAGGCGAAAAAGTCACGATCCTCGAAGACCGCGCCCTGTATTGGCTCGGCGTCGGTGCCCAGCCGACGGATACGGTCCGGTCGCTGCTCTC
This region includes:
- a CDS encoding glycosyltransferase family 9 protein, whose protein sequence is MPEAMLYHADCRHFRGDIPCAPNKREGVHCEGCAYYDPVSENVLIIKLGAAGDVLRTTPLLHPLKLEHPNARIWWLTQSPELVPGSHVDRILKWSTESLQTLDGIHFARLINLDKDAHACALATRLTADRKEGFINGSFAQAMPANDRAVPKFLTGLFDDVSLANRKDYFTELFEICGYRYNGETYLLDAVAPISFPDLDLSLPLIGLNTGAGARWTSRLWSTDQWIELVELILASGKGVLLLGGPDEDERNRAIHKATRGGAQYIGYYHLREFIALMDHCELVVTGVTMGMHIALALRKKTVLINNIFNPFEFSDLFGLGEIVQPDKRCMCYFRGQCVNPDYFCLDHLPANKIHAAIERVSSGRFKQASLDTPGLILSKFAA
- the ffh gene encoding signal recognition particle protein, which codes for MFESLSSRFDELYKKIRGQARLSEGNVAEISRDIRRALLDADVNYKVAKKFVDDVQAKALGAEVLRSVNPEQQFIKILYDELVMMMGESTQEIKFSTDFPTVIMICGLQGSGKTTFTAKLGNLLKGKNRKPLLIAADIYRPAAIEQLKLLGAQIDVPVFTIDGEKNAVKIAEQGVRYARENAYETVIIDTAGRLSIDEVMMQEVADIKSRVKPHEILFVCDAMTGQDAVTTAKTFHDKLKFDGIVLTKLDGDARGGAALSIRSVVEEPIKFVSTGEKLDAIETFHPDRMASRILGMGDVVSLVERAEAQVSAEEAAKVEEKLRKNEFTFDDFLVQLQHIKKMGSLKEILGMIPGVNAAALAEANIDEKSFARVEAIVHSMTKEERHWPHILSGPRRARIALGSGTSVQEVNRLVKQFADMQKMMKKLSRGKMSKQVRELAGMKLPE
- a CDS encoding GxxExxY protein, whose protein sequence is MASYIDPTYVDSELTGRIIGCAMRVHAALGNGFQEVVYQRSLGIEMRDEGLAFSREHEMPIYFKGERVGTRRVDFLVEQRISVELKALIELQDVHLAQAINYLEAYNIKTGLLINFGARSLQFHRLSNAKYKPRVRTEIAAVEHPMQGEAKQ
- a CDS encoding TaqI-like C-terminal specificity domain-containing protein — its product is MIDPTLTPFEDAFLKVGELARQFEEHETEYLSPKYQESEVRTDFIDKFFSALGWDVRHERQTNPREQEVKVEKNPDSNSSGRRADYAFHLKPNYRDTVFFVEAKKPSVSVGNPDSYFQIVRYGRSAKTPVGVLTDFQEFHIVDCRYEPNIDKSFPSAQIKTFNYKDFLDRERFGDFYWLFSREAIEAGKLKGFALELPKQRGKGAAKLTQEEARPTDDKFLDTLEEYRLKLAKAFKKADESLDAESLTEATQKVIDRLVFIRFLEDRNIESDYIVDQIAAKKGGSWKSFIAWSKELDVKYNGVVFKPHDVDKPTFHAPDEKVFAEICSEISHHNSKYLFSYIPVELLGSIYERFLGKVVTVTAKRASIDYKPEVRKAGGVYYTPKYIVDYIVENTVGKILNPARVDGSAASVKSSEAALPSTQAGIGLTPKEVSKLRFADIACGSGSFLIAVYDRVLHHVESWYNQHPDEAKKAGCIQIDKGVYALSLKQKQQILLDNIYGVDIDPQAVEVAQLSLFLKFLESESGAGASQLSFERTKILPDLSKNIVCGNSLVEYDIETLFPLSDEEKKRINPFSFESSFRDVMRHGGFDAIVGNPPYRMLQPHNTSNEMLAYLRSRFFAADFKVDFFHLFLQRATLLLKNRGKLGYIIPSSILNNVYVEKLRKWLIEHSLLDIVAVHRESVFAGADVHTAVLVLGREQEGMSNGDNVIRVTIGGNDDFLNRTEIYEPIAQHRFGEFSGAVWNVLLNEGNAPLIQKMEAKSTRLGTKAKINRGLITGDRAKYFSEEKKSDKFVPILAGTDVNRYYIHPSTEYVLFQRPKTSGGCWDPEVHFAPHKLLIRQIGIRPTASLLEVPTAVTGNIFTVMTEDENEEKYILAILNSNLVRYYWQTMFADFKSSFPQVTIFSLAQVPIRSIATDDSENTSLRIRLVSLVDQMLATKKLATASRRDSEREQLQRKCDYLDGEIDKLVYQLYGLTEEEIRIVEGEVK